One window of Microbacterium sediminis genomic DNA carries:
- a CDS encoding TatD family hydrolase, with protein MSGNGAVGEGARETYVEKRSTKGRKDLSHPEAPEPLAVPVYDNHCHLEIEDGDDPLSLDEQLERAVAVGIHGVVQASGDIESSRWAVAAAERHPRVLAAVAIHPNDAPAYAAAGRLDEAIAVIDELAAHPRVRAIGETGLDFFRTDEDGRPAQQAAFEAHIDIAKKHGIAMQIHDRDAHRAVLDTLHRVGAPERTVFHCFSGDAEMAREATEMGCYLSFAGNITFKNAQNLRDALAVTPRDRILVETDAPFLTPVPYRGRPNAPYLVPLTMRFLAAELGADLDELCAQVAANTLAVYGEF; from the coding sequence GTGTCGGGCAACGGCGCCGTGGGAGAGGGCGCGCGCGAGACGTACGTCGAGAAGCGATCGACGAAGGGCCGCAAGGATCTGTCGCACCCGGAGGCGCCCGAGCCCCTCGCGGTGCCGGTGTACGACAACCACTGCCACCTCGAGATCGAGGACGGCGACGATCCGCTCTCGCTCGACGAGCAGCTGGAGCGCGCGGTCGCCGTCGGTATCCACGGCGTCGTGCAGGCCTCCGGCGACATCGAGTCTTCGCGCTGGGCAGTGGCCGCCGCCGAGCGGCACCCGCGCGTGCTCGCCGCCGTGGCGATCCACCCCAACGACGCCCCCGCCTACGCGGCGGCCGGGCGCCTGGACGAGGCGATCGCGGTCATCGACGAGCTGGCCGCGCACCCCCGGGTGCGGGCGATCGGGGAGACGGGGCTCGACTTCTTCCGCACCGACGAGGACGGGCGGCCGGCCCAGCAGGCCGCGTTCGAGGCGCACATCGACATCGCGAAGAAGCACGGCATCGCCATGCAGATCCACGATCGCGACGCCCACCGTGCGGTGCTCGACACCCTGCACCGCGTCGGCGCGCCCGAGCGCACGGTGTTCCACTGCTTCTCGGGCGACGCCGAGATGGCACGCGAGGCCACGGAGATGGGCTGCTACCTGTCGTTCGCGGGGAACATCACGTTCAAGAACGCGCAGAACCTCCGCGACGCGCTCGCCGTCACGCCGCGCGACCGCATCCTCGTCGAGACCGACGCCCCGTTCCTCACCCCCGTGCCCTACCGCGGCCGCCCGAACGCGCCGTACCTCGTGCCGCTCACGATGCGGTTCCTCGCTGCCGAGCTCGGCGCCGACCTCGACGAGCTCTGCGCCCAGGTCGCCGCCAACACCCTCGCGGTCTACGGGGAGTTCTGA
- the rsmI gene encoding 16S rRNA (cytidine(1402)-2'-O)-methyltransferase — MIILAATPIGNLGDASRRLVEVLEAAPVVAAEDTRTAHRLFLALGIENRPRLIALHDHNEKQVSAELVERAREEDLVVLTDAGMPTVSDPGYGLVATAVAAGVEVTAIPGPSAVLTALAVSGLPTDRFTFEGFVARKPGERSRALAALAAEPRTMVFFEAPSRAAQTLADMAAAFGGDRRAAVARELTKLHEEVARGTLAELTAWAEAGVRGELVIVVAGAALREISGDDALAQVQALVAGGARLKEAAREVAEATGLSSRELYQAALAAR, encoded by the coding sequence GTGATCATCCTCGCGGCGACGCCCATCGGCAACCTCGGGGACGCCTCGCGTCGCCTCGTCGAGGTGCTCGAGGCGGCGCCCGTCGTGGCGGCCGAGGACACCCGCACGGCGCACCGGCTGTTCCTCGCGCTGGGGATCGAGAACCGGCCGCGCCTGATCGCCCTGCACGACCACAACGAGAAGCAGGTGTCCGCGGAGCTCGTGGAGCGGGCGCGCGAGGAGGACCTCGTCGTGCTGACCGACGCGGGCATGCCGACCGTCAGCGATCCCGGCTACGGCCTCGTGGCCACCGCCGTGGCCGCGGGCGTCGAGGTCACGGCGATCCCCGGGCCCAGCGCGGTGCTCACCGCGCTCGCCGTCTCCGGGCTGCCGACGGACCGGTTCACCTTCGAGGGCTTCGTGGCCCGCAAGCCGGGGGAGCGATCGCGGGCGCTGGCGGCGCTGGCCGCCGAGCCGCGCACGATGGTGTTCTTCGAGGCCCCGTCGCGCGCGGCGCAGACCCTCGCCGACATGGCGGCGGCGTTCGGCGGCGACCGCCGGGCGGCCGTGGCGCGCGAGCTGACGAAGCTGCACGAGGAGGTCGCCCGGGGCACGCTCGCCGAGCTGACCGCGTGGGCCGAGGCGGGCGTGCGCGGCGAGCTCGTCATCGTCGTCGCCGGCGCCGCACTGCGCGAGATCTCGGGGGACGACGCGCTCGCTCAGGTGCAGGCGCTGGTTGCCGGCGGTGCGCGGCTGAAGGAGGCGGCCCGTGAGGTCGCCGAGGCGACCGGGCTGTCGTCGCGCGAGCTGTACCAGGCCGCGCTCGCCGCGCGGTGA
- the phnE gene encoding phosphonate ABC transporter, permease protein PhnE produces MTAPARPRRPAPRPFFVVAGVVAVAMTVWSAIQIDFTLAPFFEGNPRAWGIVQQYLTPNWAFMAQVWPQWLETLLMAVIATFAGALLGLVFALMGSHTSNRSPWFLRVVRAILSVLRSLPEIGWAYLMVAMVGIGSLAGVLALVIFNMGIIAKLTSETIDAVDRGPLEAADAAGASTMQRIVAAVLPQVWPGYFSYVLYVFEINLRASAIIGMVGAGGIGSVLNVERARFNYDNVSAVVVGFIVIVIVLDVASQTLRKRLM; encoded by the coding sequence ATGACGGCCCCGGCCCGCCCGCGGCGGCCCGCGCCGCGCCCGTTCTTCGTCGTCGCCGGCGTGGTGGCCGTCGCGATGACAGTGTGGTCGGCGATCCAGATCGACTTCACCCTCGCGCCGTTCTTCGAGGGCAATCCGCGCGCCTGGGGCATCGTGCAGCAGTACCTCACCCCGAACTGGGCGTTCATGGCGCAGGTATGGCCGCAGTGGCTCGAGACGCTGCTCATGGCGGTGATCGCGACCTTCGCGGGCGCCCTGCTCGGCCTCGTCTTCGCCCTGATGGGCTCGCACACGTCCAACCGCTCCCCGTGGTTCCTCCGCGTCGTGCGCGCGATCCTGTCGGTGCTGCGGTCGCTGCCCGAGATCGGGTGGGCGTACCTCATGGTCGCGATGGTCGGGATCGGGTCGCTGGCGGGCGTGCTCGCGCTCGTGATCTTCAACATGGGCATCATCGCCAAGCTCACGAGCGAGACGATCGACGCCGTCGACCGCGGCCCGCTCGAGGCCGCCGACGCCGCGGGCGCATCCACGATGCAGCGCATCGTCGCGGCCGTGCTGCCGCAGGTGTGGCCCGGGTACTTCTCGTACGTGCTGTACGTGTTCGAGATCAACCTGCGCGCGTCGGCGATCATCGGCATGGTGGGCGCGGGCGGCATCGGCTCGGTGCTCAACGTCGAGCGGGCCCGGTTCAACTACGACAACGTGTCGGCCGTCGTGGTCGGGTTCATCGTCATCGTGATCGTCCTCGACGTCGCGTCGCAGACCCTGCGGAAGAGGCTGATGTGA
- a CDS encoding ABC-F family ATP-binding cassette domain-containing protein yields the protein MPALVLDHLSFTWPDGSVGLHELSGAFGDRRTGLVGRNGAGKSTLLRLAAGELTPTSGRITADGDVAYLPQKITLDTAMRVAELLGVAERLDAVRAIEAGDVDPARFDEVGDDWDIEARAQAALAEAGLAPDMLDRRVGELSGGEAMLAALTGIRLRGAAITLLDEPTNNLDRDARRRVHDLVRAWRGALIVVSHDLDLLELMDETAELYDGGLSVFGGPYSQWRAALEAEQEAARQAEVDARKVLAKEKRQRIEAETKIARRQRYAKTDYENLRRPKIIMKLKAGEAQVSAGRLRGEVREKEDSARAALDLAERRVREDEAIHVDLPDPAVAAGRRIATLSDGEREWIVQGPERVALIGPNGAGKTTLLEALLRGEGTSRLHTDRVAYLPQRIDGLDDAASAFDAVHAAAPGVPAAQLRNRLARFLIRGTSADRPIASLSGGERFRVAIARLLLADPPPQLLILDEPTNNLDIETADQLLDALRAFRGAVLVVSHDDAFLRRLEPDLTLELRGGVLSEAPLP from the coding sequence ATGCCTGCTCTTGTCCTCGACCATCTCTCCTTCACCTGGCCCGACGGGTCCGTCGGGCTCCATGAGCTCTCCGGCGCGTTCGGCGACCGGCGCACCGGCCTCGTCGGGCGCAACGGCGCCGGAAAGTCCACGCTGCTGCGCCTGGCGGCCGGCGAGCTCACCCCGACGTCGGGCCGCATCACGGCCGACGGCGACGTCGCCTACCTGCCCCAGAAGATCACGCTCGACACGGCGATGCGCGTGGCCGAGCTGCTCGGCGTGGCCGAGCGGCTCGACGCCGTCCGCGCGATCGAGGCCGGCGACGTCGACCCCGCGCGCTTCGACGAGGTCGGCGACGACTGGGACATCGAGGCGCGCGCCCAGGCCGCGCTCGCCGAGGCCGGGCTCGCGCCGGACATGCTCGACCGCCGCGTGGGCGAGCTCTCCGGTGGCGAGGCGATGCTCGCGGCGCTCACGGGGATCCGGCTGCGCGGCGCCGCCATCACGCTGCTCGACGAGCCGACGAACAACCTCGACCGCGACGCCCGCCGGCGCGTGCACGACCTCGTGCGCGCGTGGCGCGGGGCGCTGATCGTCGTCTCGCACGACCTCGACCTGCTCGAGCTCATGGACGAGACCGCCGAGCTGTACGACGGCGGGCTCAGCGTGTTCGGCGGCCCCTACTCGCAGTGGCGGGCCGCGCTGGAGGCCGAGCAGGAGGCCGCGCGGCAGGCCGAGGTCGATGCGAGGAAGGTCCTCGCCAAGGAGAAACGGCAGCGGATCGAGGCGGAGACGAAGATCGCGCGGCGGCAGCGCTACGCCAAGACGGACTACGAGAACCTGCGCCGGCCGAAGATCATCATGAAGCTGAAGGCCGGCGAGGCCCAGGTGTCGGCCGGCAGACTGCGGGGCGAGGTACGCGAGAAGGAGGACTCGGCGCGCGCCGCGCTCGATCTCGCCGAGCGGCGGGTGCGCGAGGACGAGGCGATCCACGTGGACCTGCCCGATCCGGCCGTCGCCGCGGGGCGCCGGATCGCGACGCTGTCCGACGGCGAACGCGAGTGGATCGTCCAGGGTCCCGAGCGCGTCGCGCTGATCGGCCCGAACGGGGCGGGCAAGACGACCCTGCTCGAGGCCCTGTTGCGCGGCGAGGGCACCTCGCGGCTGCACACCGACCGCGTGGCGTACCTGCCGCAGCGCATCGACGGCCTCGACGACGCCGCCTCGGCCTTCGACGCCGTGCATGCGGCGGCGCCGGGTGTGCCGGCGGCGCAGCTGCGCAACCGGCTCGCCCGCTTCCTCATCCGCGGGACGTCGGCGGATCGGCCGATCGCGTCGCTGTCGGGCGGCGAGCGCTTCCGCGTGGCGATCGCGCGGCTGCTGCTCGCCGATCCCCCGCCGCAGCTGCTGATCCTCGACGAGCCGACGAACAACCTCGACATCGAGACCGCCGATCAGCTGCTCGACGCGCTCCGGGCGTTCCGCGGCGCCGTGCTCGTCGTGAGCCACGACGACGCCTTCCTGCGCCGCCTGGAACCGGACCTCACCCTCGAGCTCCGCGGCGGGGTGCTGAGCGAGGCGCCGCTCCCGTAG
- the phnC gene encoding phosphonate ABC transporter ATP-binding protein yields MIRFDDVSVLYPTGTKGLDGVSLEIPDGQFVVVVGLSGAGKSTLIRTINGIVPTSSGTLEVDGFRVDGAAGRGLRRLRARVGMIFQSFNLVPRSTVLSNVLTGRLHATPWWRALFGWWRKADTERAFQALERVGIVEKAYNRASALSGGQQQRVAIARALAQEPSVILADEPVASLDPPTADMVMRDLQRINRELGITVVVNLHFLDLATRYADRIIGMRAGRVVFDGTPAQTDDAVFEQIYGRPLSSADVLPGSAAAQVDLPDGPDA; encoded by the coding sequence GTGATCCGCTTCGACGACGTCTCCGTCCTCTATCCCACCGGCACGAAGGGCCTCGACGGGGTCAGCCTCGAGATCCCCGACGGCCAGTTCGTCGTCGTGGTGGGGCTCTCCGGCGCCGGCAAGTCCACGCTCATCCGCACGATCAACGGCATCGTGCCGACGAGCTCGGGCACCCTCGAGGTCGACGGCTTCCGCGTGGACGGCGCCGCGGGCCGGGGCCTGCGTCGCCTGCGCGCCCGCGTGGGCATGATCTTCCAGTCGTTCAACCTCGTGCCCCGTTCCACGGTGCTGAGCAACGTGCTCACGGGCCGGCTGCACGCCACGCCGTGGTGGCGCGCGCTGTTCGGCTGGTGGCGCAAGGCCGACACGGAGCGGGCGTTCCAGGCCCTCGAACGGGTGGGCATCGTGGAGAAGGCGTACAACCGCGCGTCCGCCCTCTCCGGCGGGCAGCAGCAGCGCGTCGCGATCGCCCGCGCGCTCGCGCAGGAGCCGTCGGTGATCCTGGCCGACGAGCCGGTCGCGTCGCTCGACCCGCCCACCGCCGACATGGTCATGCGCGACCTGCAGCGCATCAACCGCGAGCTGGGGATCACGGTGGTGGTGAACCTGCACTTCCTCGACCTCGCCACGCGCTACGCCGACCGCATCATCGGCATGCGGGCGGGACGGGTCGTGTTCGACGGCACCCCGGCCCAGACCGACGACGCCGTGTTCGAGCAGATCTACGGCCGGCCGCTCTCGTCGGCCGACGTCCTGCCCGGCTCGGCCGCCGCCCAGGTGGATCTCCCCGACGGTCCCGACGCATGA
- a CDS encoding HAD family hydrolase, with amino-acid sequence MTERSLILDFDGTVCVGHGPALVYARQAAGLHPDLADLAERVERYCGGEAMEEFEGAPDGYIAVQRRATTQGVPISALQAAFMEARRQLADTGLDTRAPEGLRPLLDELRAAGTRLLLVTNAPPHGLDRMLVRLGLDGAFDEVIADAGKPAGLGAILDGLGHPVAKDTVLSVGDIFLNDLSVPLERGASTALIDPFDRVEGDPDVRARSFEELIPFIRSWAGLDAARPVTSL; translated from the coding sequence GTGACCGAGCGCTCCCTGATCCTGGATTTCGACGGCACGGTGTGCGTGGGCCACGGCCCCGCCCTCGTGTACGCGCGCCAGGCCGCGGGGCTGCACCCGGACCTCGCCGACCTCGCCGAGCGGGTGGAGCGGTACTGCGGCGGCGAGGCGATGGAGGAGTTCGAGGGCGCGCCCGACGGCTACATCGCCGTGCAGCGCCGCGCGACCACACAGGGCGTGCCGATCTCGGCCCTCCAGGCCGCGTTCATGGAGGCGCGCCGGCAGCTGGCCGACACCGGCCTCGACACGCGTGCGCCCGAGGGTCTGCGCCCGCTGCTCGACGAGCTGCGCGCCGCCGGCACGCGCCTGCTGCTCGTCACCAACGCGCCGCCGCACGGCCTCGACCGGATGCTCGTGCGCCTGGGCCTCGACGGCGCGTTCGACGAGGTGATCGCCGATGCGGGCAAGCCCGCGGGCCTGGGCGCGATCCTCGACGGTCTGGGTCATCCCGTCGCCAAGGACACCGTGCTGAGCGTGGGCGACATCTTCCTCAACGACCTGTCGGTCCCGCTCGAGCGCGGGGCGTCCACGGCGCTCATCGATCCGTTCGATCGGGTCGAGGGCGATCCCGACGTGCGGGCGCGCTCGTTCGAGGAGCTCATCCCGTTCATCCGATCCTGGGCCGGACTCGACGCGGCACGGCCGGTTACATCCTTGTGA
- the phnD gene encoding phosphate/phosphite/phosphonate ABC transporter substrate-binding protein has product MTHRLFTKRRAAAVTAAATLALALAGCAGGDAPSGGDGDAPEELVLGLVPSQDVDQLVVDAQELGDLLSDELGIPVTTNVSTDYAALVTAMQAGQAQIGMFGPIALVQAADVAGAVPVLQSVRYGSDTYVTQWYTKDTDRFCLDEVVEKETEDGVFTFCNGTDADEVEGPKGEEALELITQDEKIAFVDEGSASGYYYPATQLQEVAGLDPFALTGAVFAGGHPNAVIAVDDGDATVGVSFDDAREEVVAERPTIGQDVTVFAWSQNIPNDGIAVSADLSEEWQQKITDAFLAVAETEEGLAVLDAVYNIEGLVPADLEALDAARQVEANFGE; this is encoded by the coding sequence TTGACTCACCGTCTGTTCACGAAGCGCCGCGCCGCGGCCGTCACCGCCGCCGCCACCCTCGCCCTCGCCCTCGCCGGCTGCGCGGGCGGCGACGCGCCGAGCGGCGGAGACGGCGACGCCCCCGAGGAGCTCGTCCTCGGCCTCGTGCCCTCGCAGGACGTCGACCAGCTCGTCGTCGACGCCCAGGAACTGGGCGACCTGCTCTCGGACGAACTCGGCATCCCGGTGACCACGAACGTGTCGACCGACTATGCCGCGCTCGTGACGGCGATGCAGGCGGGCCAGGCGCAGATCGGCATGTTCGGCCCCATCGCGCTCGTGCAGGCGGCCGACGTGGCGGGGGCCGTCCCCGTGCTGCAGTCGGTCCGCTACGGATCGGACACCTACGTCACGCAGTGGTACACGAAGGACACCGATCGGTTCTGCCTCGACGAGGTCGTCGAGAAGGAGACCGAGGACGGCGTCTTCACGTTCTGCAACGGCACCGACGCCGACGAGGTCGAGGGCCCGAAGGGCGAGGAGGCGCTCGAGCTCATCACGCAGGACGAGAAGATTGCGTTCGTGGACGAGGGGTCGGCCTCGGGCTACTACTACCCCGCCACACAGCTGCAGGAGGTGGCCGGCCTCGACCCGTTCGCCCTCACCGGCGCGGTCTTCGCCGGCGGGCACCCGAACGCCGTGATCGCGGTCGACGACGGCGACGCCACGGTGGGCGTCAGCTTCGACGACGCCCGCGAGGAGGTCGTCGCGGAGCGCCCGACGATCGGGCAGGACGTCACGGTGTTCGCCTGGTCGCAGAACATCCCCAACGACGGCATCGCGGTGTCGGCCGACCTCTCCGAGGAATGGCAGCAGAAGATCACCGACGCCTTCCTCGCGGTCGCCGAGACCGAGGAGGGTCTCGCCGTGCTCGACGCGGTGTACAACATCGAGGGCCTCGTCCCGGCCGATCTCGAGGCGCTCGATGCCGCACGCCAGGTCGAGGCGAACTTCGGCGAGTGA
- a CDS encoding DEAD/DEAH box helicase, with translation MDTSLRDRIAGTGSDPDGLYDAFVGWAADGGVTLYPAQDEAVIELVSGANVILATPTGTGKSLVAVAAHAVSMARGGRSYYTAPIKALVSEKFFALVELFGAENVGMVTGDSSVNPDAPIVCCTAEILANIALRRGADAEVDLVVMDEFHYYGDRERGWAWQVPLLLLPRAQFLLMSATLGDTTAIEDDLTRRTGRATTLVAGAERPVPLHFSYEKKPAHDVVERLLEEGEVPVYIVHFSQAAAMERAQALSSVKVVSREQRDAIAEAIGDFRFTTAFGKTLSRLVRAGIGVHHAGMLPRYRRLVETLAQRGLLRVICGTDTLGVGINVPIRTVLVTALSKYDGTRMRRLSAREFHQIAGRAGRAGFDPYGNVIALAPDHEIENEQARRKAGDDPKKLKKITKKKAPDGFVNWSEETFERIVQAQPEPLQPQLQITSAMLINVIGRGGDVFAHVRALVFDNHQPPAQRYALARRALAIFRTLREAGVVEVVDGEIRLVVELQPNFALNQPLSPFALAAIDLLDPGDAPGGAGTGHYALDVVSVIEATLDDPRQILSQQEYRARGEAVAAMKREGMEYDERMEALEEVTYPKPLRELLEQAYGVFASSQPWIRDFELKPKSVVRDMYERAMSFAEFVNWYQLGRSEGLVLRYLSDAYRAIRQTVPADARTEELEDIIAWLGELVRQVDSSLVDEWEALAAGADVSTEPDALPPAPPSLVANRRAFTVLVRNELFRRVQLAALERDEELQELDPQIDWPAILDAYYANHDELLTGGAARSPALCRITEEPGVWRVEQTLDDPAGDHDWRIRAEVDLAASDEQGAAVITVTEVVRL, from the coding sequence ATGGATACCTCGCTGCGTGATCGGATCGCCGGCACCGGCAGCGACCCGGACGGCCTGTACGACGCCTTCGTCGGCTGGGCGGCCGACGGCGGCGTGACGCTGTACCCCGCGCAGGACGAGGCGGTGATCGAGCTCGTCAGCGGTGCCAACGTGATCCTCGCCACCCCGACGGGCACGGGCAAGTCGCTCGTCGCCGTCGCGGCGCACGCCGTCAGCATGGCGCGCGGCGGGCGCAGCTACTACACGGCCCCGATCAAGGCGCTCGTGAGCGAGAAGTTCTTCGCCCTCGTGGAGCTGTTCGGCGCGGAGAACGTGGGGATGGTCACGGGCGACTCCTCCGTCAACCCCGACGCGCCGATCGTGTGCTGCACGGCCGAGATCCTCGCGAACATCGCGCTGCGCCGCGGCGCCGACGCCGAGGTGGACCTCGTGGTGATGGACGAGTTCCACTACTACGGCGATCGCGAGCGCGGCTGGGCCTGGCAGGTGCCGCTCCTGCTGCTGCCGCGCGCGCAGTTCCTCCTGATGTCGGCCACGCTGGGCGACACCACGGCGATCGAGGACGACCTCACCCGGCGCACCGGCCGCGCCACGACGCTCGTGGCGGGCGCCGAACGACCCGTGCCGCTGCACTTCTCCTACGAGAAGAAGCCGGCCCACGACGTGGTCGAGCGGCTGCTGGAGGAGGGCGAGGTGCCGGTGTACATCGTCCACTTCTCGCAGGCCGCCGCGATGGAGCGCGCGCAGGCGCTCTCGAGCGTCAAGGTCGTCTCGCGCGAGCAGCGCGACGCGATCGCCGAGGCGATCGGCGACTTCCGCTTCACGACCGCGTTCGGCAAGACCCTCTCCCGGCTCGTGCGTGCCGGGATCGGCGTGCATCACGCCGGCATGCTGCCGCGGTACCGCCGACTCGTCGAGACGCTCGCCCAGCGCGGTCTGCTGCGCGTCATCTGCGGCACCGACACGCTCGGCGTCGGCATCAACGTGCCCATCCGCACCGTGCTCGTCACGGCCCTGTCGAAGTACGACGGCACGCGCATGCGGCGCCTGTCCGCGCGCGAGTTCCACCAGATCGCGGGGCGCGCCGGACGCGCGGGCTTCGACCCGTACGGCAACGTGATCGCCCTCGCCCCCGATCACGAGATCGAGAACGAGCAGGCCCGCCGCAAGGCCGGGGACGACCCGAAGAAGCTCAAGAAGATCACGAAGAAGAAGGCGCCCGACGGCTTCGTGAACTGGAGCGAGGAGACGTTCGAGCGGATCGTGCAGGCGCAGCCCGAGCCGTTGCAGCCGCAGCTGCAGATCACCTCCGCCATGCTCATCAACGTCATCGGGCGCGGCGGCGACGTCTTCGCCCACGTGCGGGCGCTCGTCTTCGACAACCACCAGCCGCCCGCCCAGCGCTATGCCCTCGCCCGGCGGGCGCTGGCGATCTTCCGCACCCTGCGCGAGGCGGGCGTCGTCGAGGTCGTGGACGGCGAGATCCGCCTGGTGGTCGAGCTGCAGCCCAACTTCGCCCTGAACCAGCCGCTGTCGCCGTTCGCGCTCGCCGCGATCGACCTGCTCGATCCCGGCGATGCGCCGGGCGGGGCCGGCACGGGCCACTACGCCCTCGACGTCGTCAGCGTGATCGAGGCGACCCTCGACGACCCGCGCCAGATCCTGTCCCAGCAGGAGTACCGGGCGCGCGGCGAGGCCGTGGCGGCCATGAAGCGCGAGGGCATGGAGTACGACGAGCGCATGGAGGCGCTCGAGGAGGTCACTTATCCGAAGCCGCTCCGGGAGCTGCTGGAGCAGGCCTACGGGGTGTTCGCCTCGAGCCAGCCGTGGATCCGCGACTTCGAGCTCAAGCCCAAGTCGGTCGTGCGCGACATGTACGAGCGGGCCATGAGCTTCGCCGAGTTCGTGAACTGGTACCAGCTCGGCCGCAGCGAGGGCCTCGTGCTGCGCTACCTCAGCGACGCCTACCGCGCGATCCGTCAGACGGTTCCGGCGGACGCCCGCACCGAGGAGCTCGAGGACATCATCGCCTGGCTCGGCGAGCTCGTGCGGCAGGTCGACTCGAGCCTCGTGGACGAGTGGGAGGCGCTCGCGGCCGGTGCCGACGTGAGCACCGAGCCGGATGCGCTGCCGCCCGCACCGCCCTCGCTCGTGGCGAACCGGCGGGCGTTCACCGTGCTCGTGCGCAACGAGCTGTTCCGTCGCGTGCAGCTGGCGGCGCTCGAGCGCGACGAGGAGCTGCAGGAGCTCGACCCGCAGATCGACTGGCCCGCGATTCTCGACGCGTACTACGCCAATCACGACGAACTGCTCACCGGGGGAGCGGCGCGCTCGCCCGCGCTGTGCCGGATCACCGAGGAACCGGGCGTCTGGCGCGTCGAGCAGACGCTGGACGACCCGGCGGGCGACCACGACTGGCGCATCCGCGCCGAGGTCGATCTCGCGGCCAGCGACGAGCAGGGCGCGGCGGTGATCACCGTGACGGAGGTCGTGCGTCTCTGA
- the metG gene encoding methionine--tRNA ligase gives MTSGRSFYITTPIYYPSDVPHIGHGYTTVAVDALARWHRQGGDDTWMLTGTDEHGQKMMRAAAANGVTPQEWVDKLVTEAWFPLLKTLDVANDDFIRTTQERHETAAAKFWQAIYDRGYVYAGEYEALYCVGCEEFKPESEIVDGTGPFEGLKVCAIHSKPLELLHEKNYFFKLSEFQDRLLELYRERPDFVQPESARNEVVAFVQQGLKDLSISRSAFDWGIPIPWDASHVLYVWIDALLNYATAVGYGADQETFDRRWPGYHVVGKDILRFHAVIWPAMLMAAGLDVPRGVFAHGWLLVGGEKMSKSKATGIAPETLVDTFGSDAFRFYFLSAIAFGQDGSFSWEDMAARYQAELANGFGNLASRTVAMIGKYFDGSIPEPAAYTDADLRIQQVVAKAASEADAAIEKFRIDQAIDAIWTIVDELNGYITDNEPWALAKDESQRDRLATVLYTCAEGLRALAVLLSPIMPQSTAKLWTALGAEAALGELAAQDVRAAGEWGRLPAGAAVGKLEPLFPRIESE, from the coding sequence GTGACTTCCGGGCGCTCTTTCTACATCACCACGCCGATCTACTACCCGAGCGATGTGCCGCACATCGGGCACGGGTACACGACCGTCGCCGTGGACGCGCTCGCCCGCTGGCACCGCCAGGGCGGCGACGACACGTGGATGCTCACCGGCACCGACGAGCACGGCCAGAAGATGATGCGCGCCGCCGCGGCCAACGGCGTGACGCCGCAGGAGTGGGTCGACAAGCTCGTCACCGAGGCCTGGTTCCCGCTGCTGAAGACCCTCGATGTCGCCAACGACGACTTCATCCGCACCACGCAGGAGCGTCACGAGACCGCGGCCGCGAAGTTCTGGCAGGCGATCTACGATCGCGGCTACGTGTACGCCGGCGAGTACGAGGCCCTCTACTGCGTGGGCTGCGAGGAGTTCAAGCCCGAGAGCGAGATCGTCGACGGCACCGGCCCCTTCGAGGGCCTGAAGGTCTGCGCGATCCACTCCAAGCCGCTCGAGCTGCTGCACGAGAAGAACTACTTCTTCAAGCTCAGCGAGTTCCAGGACCGCCTGCTCGAGCTGTACCGCGAGCGCCCCGACTTCGTGCAGCCGGAATCGGCCCGCAACGAGGTCGTCGCGTTCGTGCAGCAGGGGCTGAAGGACCTGTCGATCTCGCGCTCGGCGTTCGACTGGGGCATCCCGATCCCGTGGGACGCCTCGCACGTGCTCTACGTGTGGATCGACGCGCTGCTGAACTACGCCACGGCCGTCGGCTACGGCGCGGATCAGGAGACCTTCGACCGCCGCTGGCCCGGCTACCACGTGGTCGGCAAGGACATCCTCCGGTTCCACGCCGTGATCTGGCCCGCCATGCTCATGGCCGCGGGGCTGGACGTGCCGCGCGGCGTGTTCGCGCACGGCTGGCTGCTCGTCGGCGGCGAGAAGATGTCGAAGTCCAAGGCCACCGGCATCGCGCCGGAGACCCTCGTCGACACGTTCGGCAGCGACGCGTTCCGCTTCTACTTCCTCTCGGCGATCGCGTTCGGCCAGGACGGCTCGTTCTCGTGGGAGGACATGGCGGCGCGCTACCAGGCGGAGCTCGCCAACGGCTTCGGCAACCTCGCCTCGCGCACCGTCGCCATGATCGGCAAGTACTTCGACGGATCGATCCCCGAGCCGGCCGCGTACACCGACGCCGATCTGCGCATCCAGCAGGTCGTCGCGAAGGCCGCCAGCGAGGCGGACGCCGCGATCGAGAAGTTCCGGATCGACCAGGCGATCGACGCGATCTGGACGATCGTCGACGAACTGAACGGCTACATCACCGACAACGAGCCGTGGGCGCTGGCCAAGGACGAATCGCAGCGCGATCGCCTCGCGACCGTGCTCTACACGTGTGCCGAGGGACTGCGGGCGTTGGCTGTGCTGCTCTCGCCGATCATGCCGCAGTCGACGGCCAAGCTGTGGACCGCGCTCGGGGCCGAGGCCGCGCTCGGCGAGCTCGCCGCGCAGGACGTCCGCGCCGCCGGCGAGTGGGGCCGGCTCCCCGCCGGTGCCGCGGTGGGCAAGCTCGAGCCGCTGTTCCCCCGCATCGAGAGCGAGTGA